The Aureitalea marina genome includes a window with the following:
- a CDS encoding exopolyphosphatase, with protein MIHIEKYAAIDIGSNAIRLLIATIIEKEGFPTQVKKTSLVRVPIRLGADVFLNGRISVNNYRRMVDAMNAYSLLMKTHGVSSYRACATSAMREAENGEELARQIRKATGVNIQIINGQEEATIIASTNLWNQIDPDKTYLYVDVGGGSTEFTVFSDRHNIVSKSFKLGTVRILNDMVSDKVWDDVKKWIKKNTGKYEKISLIGSGGNINSIYKSSGRKIGKPLSYLYLYNFYQKLKSMNYHERIFNLQMNPDRADVILPASRIYLSAMKWSNAKNVYVPKIGLSDGIIKTLYNERQARNIEVNS; from the coding sequence TTGATTCACATTGAAAAATATGCGGCCATCGACATTGGCTCCAATGCCATTCGATTGCTGATAGCGACCATAATTGAGAAGGAAGGATTCCCCACCCAAGTAAAAAAAACCTCCCTGGTTCGTGTGCCCATTCGGCTAGGTGCAGATGTTTTCCTAAACGGCAGGATATCAGTAAACAACTACAGGCGCATGGTAGACGCCATGAACGCTTATAGTTTATTAATGAAGACTCATGGAGTCTCTAGCTACAGGGCTTGTGCTACGTCTGCCATGCGAGAAGCCGAAAATGGTGAAGAGCTGGCCAGGCAGATCCGAAAGGCCACCGGGGTCAATATCCAGATCATCAATGGTCAGGAAGAGGCCACCATTATTGCGAGTACCAACCTTTGGAACCAGATAGATCCGGACAAGACCTATCTCTACGTTGATGTAGGAGGTGGAAGTACAGAATTTACCGTCTTTTCAGACCGCCATAACATCGTATCAAAATCCTTTAAGTTAGGAACGGTACGTATACTGAACGATATGGTGAGCGACAAGGTGTGGGACGATGTTAAAAAGTGGATCAAAAAGAATACGGGTAAGTACGAGAAGATCAGCCTGATCGGTTCCGGAGGTAATATCAACAGTATCTACAAAAGCAGTGGTCGGAAAATAGGTAAACCCCTCAGTTACCTCTATCTCTACAACTTTTACCAGAAGCTCAAGTCCATGAACTATCATGAACGGATCTTTAATCTGCAAATGAATCCGGATCGAGCTGATGTTATCCTTCCAGCTTCACGAATTTACCTTTCTGCGATGAAATGGAGCAATGCCAAGAATGTATATGTACCCAAGATAGGTTTGTCCGACGGCATTATAAAAACGCTCTATAACGAACGCCAGGCCAGGAATATAGAAGTGAACTCCTGA
- a CDS encoding SixA phosphatase family protein gives MKTLYLLRHAKSSWKHDVIDHQRPLKQRGLNDAVLVSKHVVEQVKAPQKIISSDAERAMTTALFFKEAFKVKDEDFTTNHNLYDFGGRQVLEIIKNLNDSWKRVMIVGHNHAFTSIANMLGDEYIENLPTCGFVKLQFDEKNWRDVNVGKTKLTVFPRHLKTKEDE, from the coding sequence ATGAAGACATTGTATTTGTTGCGACACGCCAAATCCTCCTGGAAACACGATGTGATCGACCATCAACGACCCCTTAAGCAGCGAGGCTTAAACGATGCTGTGTTGGTTTCCAAGCATGTTGTTGAACAGGTGAAAGCGCCACAGAAGATCATATCCAGTGATGCAGAGCGTGCCATGACCACAGCGCTCTTCTTTAAGGAGGCATTCAAGGTTAAGGACGAGGACTTTACAACCAATCACAATCTCTATGATTTTGGTGGGAGGCAAGTGCTGGAAATTATCAAGAACTTGAATGATTCCTGGAAGCGAGTCATGATCGTGGGTCATAATCACGCATTTACCAGCATAGCCAATATGTTGGGGGATGAGTACATAGAGAATTTACCGACCTGTGGTTTTGTGAAGCTGCAGTTTGACGAAAAGAACTGGAGGGATGTGAACGTAGGTAAGACCAAGTTAACCGTATTCCCTAGGCATCTAAAGACCAAGGAGGATGAGTGA
- the pdxH gene encoding pyridoxamine 5'-phosphate oxidase translates to MQDNLYDKRQSYEGDQLDISSIDPNPMQQFRTWYYQVEEYGGVTEVNAMAVSTIGLDGYPKTRMVLLKKYDERGFVFYSNYRSEKGRSIDKNQEVCLSFFWPNLERQVIIKGIAKKAPKDESDHYFASRPRGSQLGALVSEQSQIVGSRKELEEELQRLEQHYENKDIPRPEHWGGYLVEPVEFEFWQGRPNRLHDRIRYRLDGIDWSIDRLSP, encoded by the coding sequence GTGCAGGATAATCTCTACGACAAACGGCAATCTTACGAAGGGGATCAACTGGATATATCTTCCATAGACCCCAACCCCATGCAGCAATTCAGAACCTGGTACTATCAGGTGGAAGAATATGGGGGAGTGACGGAAGTTAATGCTATGGCCGTATCCACCATTGGATTAGATGGATACCCCAAGACTCGAATGGTCTTGTTAAAAAAATATGATGAGAGAGGCTTTGTTTTCTACTCGAACTATCGTTCCGAAAAAGGAAGGAGCATCGATAAGAACCAGGAAGTCTGTCTGTCCTTCTTCTGGCCCAATCTGGAACGGCAGGTAATTATCAAAGGAATAGCCAAGAAAGCTCCAAAGGACGAATCCGACCATTACTTTGCTTCCAGGCCGCGAGGCAGTCAACTTGGGGCACTGGTTTCCGAGCAGAGTCAAATTGTGGGAAGCCGAAAGGAATTGGAAGAAGAACTGCAACGGTTGGAGCAGCACTATGAGAACAAAGACATTCCAAGACCAGAACATTGGGGAGGATATTTGGTAGAGCCTGTTGAGTTTGAATTCTGGCAGGGAAGGCCTAATCGGTTGCACGATCGGATCAGGTATCGATTAGATGGGATAGACTGGAGCATTGACCGCTTATCACCCTAA
- a CDS encoding ribonuclease Z, with translation MKLTVLGCYAATPRAFTNPTSQVLEIKGQLFLIDCGEGTQVQLRRFKVKFSRIERIFISHLHGDHFYGLVGLISTFRLLGRDRELHIYGPKGIKEAITMQLKLGDSWTNYPLYFHELESKKPQVIFENSKVVVETIPLEHRVYTNGYLFREKPGDRKLIVEEAVKHGVDKSYFNKAKKGFDVPGEGDELVANHLITEDPDPPRSYAFCSDTIYLPRLTEQLKGVDFLYHESTFLSEHDHLATKTKHSTAAQAAQIAKDASVGKLILGHYSTRYPDIQAFADDAERIFQPVELAEDGKVFDFDK, from the coding sequence TTGAAACTCACCGTATTAGGATGTTACGCAGCGACCCCGAGGGCTTTCACGAATCCAACCTCTCAAGTGTTGGAGATCAAGGGACAGCTCTTTCTGATCGATTGTGGCGAAGGGACTCAGGTCCAGCTTAGACGTTTTAAGGTGAAATTCTCCCGTATTGAACGGATCTTCATTTCCCATCTTCACGGTGACCACTTTTATGGATTGGTTGGGCTCATATCGACCTTCAGGCTACTTGGGAGGGATCGTGAGTTGCATATCTACGGTCCAAAAGGCATTAAAGAGGCTATTACCATGCAATTAAAACTTGGGGATTCCTGGACCAATTACCCCCTTTATTTTCACGAATTGGAGAGTAAGAAACCCCAGGTTATCTTTGAAAACAGCAAAGTAGTTGTGGAGACCATTCCGCTGGAACACCGGGTTTATACCAATGGCTATCTATTTCGAGAAAAGCCAGGTGATCGGAAGTTAATAGTCGAAGAAGCAGTTAAACACGGGGTGGACAAAAGTTACTTTAACAAAGCGAAAAAAGGCTTTGACGTGCCAGGAGAAGGGGATGAACTTGTTGCCAACCATCTGATCACCGAAGATCCTGACCCTCCCCGGTCTTATGCATTTTGTTCTGATACCATCTATTTGCCAAGATTGACCGAGCAATTAAAAGGCGTGGATTTCTTGTACCATGAGTCTACCTTCTTATCTGAACACGACCATCTGGCCACTAAAACCAAACACAGTACAGCTGCCCAGGCCGCTCAGATCGCCAAGGACGCCAGCGTCGGTAAACTGATACTCGGACATTATTCTACCCGTTATCCGGACATACAGGCCTTTGCCGATGATGCTGAGCGCATTTTTCAACCAGTAGAATTAGCAGAAGATGGCAAGGTGTTTGATTTCGACAAATAA
- a CDS encoding ribonuclease Z, with protein sequence MKIDQTPKFTVLKDEKGYFPAFAAYLDKVIPIKFGDHHLVIDLLEFTELDLDQLLLLLKVSTYHRSTKHSLVIVSQSVDIDDIPAELVVVPSLQEAADIIEMEEIERDLGF encoded by the coding sequence ATGAAGATTGATCAAACACCCAAGTTTACTGTCCTAAAGGATGAAAAGGGATATTTCCCTGCATTTGCAGCCTACCTGGATAAGGTCATACCTATTAAATTTGGGGATCATCACCTGGTGATCGATCTATTGGAGTTTACGGAGCTTGACTTGGATCAACTGCTCCTACTCCTAAAAGTGAGCACTTACCACCGTTCTACTAAGCATTCACTGGTCATTGTTAGTCAATCTGTGGATATAGACGATATACCTGCAGAACTGGTGGTTGTTCCGAGCCTACAGGAAGCAGCTGATATTATCGAAATGGAGGAGATCGAGCGAGATCTGGGATTTTAG
- a CDS encoding tRNA-(ms[2]io[6]A)-hydroxylase: MLGLKLPTDPRWVNIVEKNIEEILTDHAYCEQKAASTAISLIIGYPEYSELVDEMTLLAQEEMSHFKMVHDRLLERGYVLGRERKDVYVNDLMKFFPKGGSRLDQLIHRLLYAALIEARSCERFRLLSEELPDKKLADFYRKLMISEANHYTMFLGFARKYGNREEVDQKWQDLLTHEAELIKDLGKQETMHG, translated from the coding sequence ATGCTGGGGCTAAAGCTGCCCACCGATCCGCGTTGGGTCAATATCGTAGAGAAGAATATTGAAGAGATCCTTACAGATCACGCCTATTGTGAACAAAAGGCAGCGTCAACGGCTATTTCGCTCATCATAGGTTATCCTGAATACAGTGAATTGGTAGACGAGATGACCTTATTGGCACAGGAAGAGATGAGCCACTTTAAAATGGTTCACGACAGGCTATTGGAACGAGGTTATGTATTGGGCAGGGAGCGGAAGGACGTCTATGTTAACGATCTGATGAAATTCTTTCCCAAGGGAGGCAGCCGTCTGGATCAGTTGATCCACCGCTTGTTGTATGCTGCACTAATCGAGGCACGGAGTTGTGAACGCTTCAGGCTGCTCAGCGAAGAACTTCCAGACAAGAAACTGGCCGATTTCTACCGAAAGCTTATGATCTCCGAGGCCAATCACTACACCATGTTTTTGGGATTTGCCAGGAAGTACGGAAACCGGGAAGAAGTTGATCAGAAGTGGCAGGATCTACTGACTCATGAGGCCGAACTTATTAAAGATCTTGGGAAGCAAGAGACCATGCACGGCTAG
- the ppk1 gene encoding polyphosphate kinase 1, with protein sequence MSETLMNKEVSNRYLNRELSWLQFNARVLQEAEDISVPLIERLRFLGIFSNNLDEFFKVRYATIRRIVEAGREGFNVLGGITAKDLLETITQTVISQQANSMSVLSDITQELQKENIHIIDETQVNEEQAEFINSYFIRNVSPALATIMVSELEEFPELKDSGAYLAIRMLMKPNDETFEQRINYALIEIPRVIDRFVVLPSSGEKKFIIMLDDLIRFSLGNIFNIFEYEEITAHMIKITRDAELDIDSDLSRSFLEKISKGVKGRSSGVPVRFVYDKEIDNETLAFLLTKMDIHDTDSIIPGGRYHNRRDYMGFPDLGRKDLLYEPKTPLPIPGLSLQGSMLDEISKKDYLLYSPYQSFAYVVKFLREAAIDPKVKTIKITIYRLASISHIAGSLINAVKNGKEVTVQIELQARFDEAANIRYAEQMQTEGVKLIFGVTGLKVHCKACVVERLESQKLRRYSFISTGNFNESTARIYTDYTLFTANPKIGKEINKVFDFFEVNYQVKKYRHLIVSPHYTRNAFNNLIQQEVENHKNGLSSGIRLKLNSLSDFKMIDKLYDASRAGVKIQLIVRGICCLIPGVEGMSENIEVISIVDKFLEHPRLYIFENAGDPKYYISSADFMSRNLDRRVEISCPIYDPDIKRELEDTFQISWNDNVKARVISDKQDNAYRKNDKPPARSQFELYDYYLNKLKEFDSH encoded by the coding sequence ATGAGTGAGACCTTAATGAACAAAGAGGTGAGCAATCGCTACCTGAACCGTGAGCTGAGCTGGCTTCAGTTTAATGCGCGGGTGTTGCAGGAAGCGGAGGACATCAGTGTACCCCTGATCGAACGCCTGAGGTTTCTTGGAATTTTCTCTAATAACCTTGACGAATTCTTCAAGGTCCGCTATGCGACCATTCGGCGAATCGTAGAAGCAGGTAGAGAGGGTTTTAATGTGTTGGGAGGTATCACAGCCAAAGATCTGCTGGAAACCATTACCCAAACGGTGATCAGTCAGCAGGCCAATAGCATGAGCGTCCTTAGCGATATCACCCAGGAATTGCAAAAGGAGAACATCCACATCATAGACGAAACCCAGGTAAATGAAGAACAGGCGGAATTTATAAACTCTTATTTCATTCGGAATGTGAGTCCTGCATTGGCCACTATTATGGTATCCGAATTGGAGGAGTTTCCCGAGTTGAAGGATAGCGGGGCCTATTTGGCGATCAGAATGCTGATGAAACCAAATGACGAGACCTTCGAGCAACGGATCAATTATGCACTGATCGAAATTCCGAGGGTCATCGATCGCTTCGTGGTTTTACCCTCCAGCGGTGAGAAGAAGTTCATTATCATGCTGGACGATCTGATCCGATTCAGCCTGGGCAATATCTTCAATATCTTTGAATATGAGGAGATAACTGCTCATATGATCAAGATCACCCGGGATGCGGAACTGGATATCGACAGTGATCTTTCCAGGAGTTTCTTAGAAAAGATCTCCAAGGGTGTAAAGGGACGTAGTTCTGGCGTTCCGGTGCGTTTTGTTTACGACAAAGAGATCGATAATGAGACCTTGGCATTCCTGCTCACCAAAATGGATATACACGATACAGACAGTATTATTCCCGGTGGGCGGTATCACAACCGGCGTGATTATATGGGCTTCCCTGACCTGGGAAGAAAAGACCTGCTCTACGAACCTAAAACACCTTTGCCTATACCAGGACTGAGCTTGCAGGGCAGTATGCTGGACGAAATATCGAAAAAGGATTACTTGCTTTATTCCCCTTACCAATCCTTTGCCTATGTGGTAAAGTTTCTAAGAGAGGCTGCCATCGACCCCAAGGTGAAAACCATCAAGATCACCATTTACAGACTGGCCTCCATCAGTCATATTGCGGGGTCATTGATCAATGCCGTAAAGAACGGCAAGGAAGTGACCGTTCAAATCGAATTACAGGCCAGATTTGACGAGGCAGCCAACATTCGCTACGCCGAACAAATGCAGACCGAAGGGGTCAAGCTGATTTTTGGGGTTACCGGTCTTAAGGTACACTGTAAGGCCTGCGTGGTGGAGAGATTGGAAAGTCAGAAGTTAAGGCGATATTCTTTTATCAGCACCGGTAATTTCAATGAATCCACGGCACGCATCTATACGGATTATACGCTGTTCACTGCTAATCCGAAGATCGGGAAGGAGATCAATAAGGTCTTCGACTTTTTTGAGGTGAATTATCAGGTCAAAAAGTATCGACACCTGATCGTTTCTCCTCATTATACGCGGAACGCTTTCAATAATCTGATCCAACAAGAAGTAGAGAACCACAAGAACGGATTATCCAGCGGCATCCGACTTAAGCTGAATAGTCTGTCAGACTTCAAGATGATCGACAAGCTCTATGACGCCAGCAGGGCAGGAGTGAAGATTCAATTGATCGTACGTGGTATTTGTTGCCTGATCCCCGGAGTAGAAGGGATGTCAGAAAATATTGAGGTGATCAGTATCGTGGACAAATTCCTGGAACACCCCAGATTGTATATATTTGAGAATGCCGGAGATCCCAAATATTATATCTCGTCGGCAGATTTTATGAGCCGGAACCTGGATCGCCGGGTTGAGATCAGTTGTCCGATATACGATCCCGATATCAAAAGAGAGTTGGAGGACACCTTCCAGATCAGTTGGAATGACAATGTCAAGGCCAGGGTTATCTCGGACAAACAGGACAATGCCTATCGCAAGAATGACAAACCACCAGCCCGCTCCCAGTTTGAGCTATATGATTACTACCTGAATAAACTGAAAGAATTTGATTCACATTGA